One Pseudodesulfovibrio cashew DNA window includes the following coding sequences:
- a CDS encoding 4Fe-4S dicluster domain-containing protein, with protein MAIYKIKFDKKRCIACDACLVHCKVKNQVPTGISLNRLIAEGPIADKDGKPTAKLKYENCKHCKKPQCVPACPNEALYVRDDGLVLLDLDKCDGCKACIEACPWSIPVFNEATGKIMKCDYCVDRVDAGGTPACVTGCTTHALEFVRPE; from the coding sequence ATGGCCATTTACAAGATCAAGTTCGACAAGAAACGGTGCATTGCCTGCGACGCCTGTCTCGTTCACTGCAAGGTGAAGAACCAGGTGCCCACCGGGATCAGTCTCAACCGCCTCATCGCGGAGGGACCCATCGCCGACAAGGACGGAAAGCCCACGGCAAAGCTCAAGTACGAGAACTGCAAGCACTGCAAGAAGCCCCAGTGCGTGCCCGCCTGTCCCAACGAGGCGCTCTATGTGCGCGATGATGGGCTTGTGCTTCTCGATCTGGACAAATGTGATGGCTGCAAGGCCTGCATCGAGGCCTGCCCCTGGAGCATTCCGGTCTTCAATGAGGCGACCGGCAAGATCATGAAATGCGACTATTGCGTGGACCGGGTGGATGCCGGCGGCACCCCGGCCTGCGTCACCGGATGCACGACCCACGCGCTGGAGTTCGTGCGGCCGGAGTAA
- a CDS encoding sulfite exporter TauE/SafE family protein — MSRSNKTLLMLALVAAVCFMAAPAMADRLADAIAEAQPQGEPGYLGIPGGPQLNIIIGLVWAVWVGWIFSTVGAFGGIMAGVGHITIYGLGDYAKSFKKTMKLNKVVTDSIRVSNQWLVGCSAALSSFNYYKAGRLVLPLGIALAIGSVAGSWLVPWLTAGKISLKAYLGYFGLFVLFLGCYLLYETTPKGQANKKAAKKAAEAFQKSVKEQQAGGNVDMAEMGVKVQKFTPTACEFSFFGVEFSFNPLIPVVGGFFIAAMASFLGVGGGFLLVPFLTSVAGLPMYLVAGTSALAVLIGMVNSIASYMLLKQTPVEWGLIGAELIGIVIGSLIGPKTSKFIPDKVLKYIFIVLAAYVGIRYTTKGFLGYSVVPPF, encoded by the coding sequence GTGTCCCGTTCCAACAAAACTCTCCTGATGCTGGCCTTGGTCGCGGCAGTCTGCTTCATGGCAGCGCCCGCCATGGCCGATCGTCTGGCTGACGCAATCGCCGAAGCCCAGCCCCAGGGTGAACCCGGTTACCTCGGTATCCCGGGCGGCCCCCAGCTCAACATCATCATCGGTCTGGTATGGGCCGTGTGGGTAGGCTGGATCTTCTCCACCGTCGGCGCGTTCGGCGGCATCATGGCCGGTGTCGGTCACATCACCATTTACGGTCTGGGCGACTACGCCAAGTCGTTCAAGAAGACCATGAAGCTGAACAAGGTCGTCACCGACTCCATCCGCGTGTCCAACCAGTGGCTCGTCGGTTGTTCCGCCGCTCTGTCCTCCTTCAACTACTACAAGGCCGGCCGCCTGGTGCTGCCCCTGGGTATCGCCCTGGCCATCGGCTCCGTGGCCGGTTCCTGGCTCGTGCCCTGGCTGACCGCCGGTAAGATCTCCCTGAAGGCTTACCTCGGTTACTTCGGCCTCTTCGTCCTGTTCCTGGGCTGCTACCTCCTGTACGAGACCACCCCCAAGGGCCAGGCGAACAAAAAGGCTGCCAAGAAGGCCGCCGAGGCTTTCCAGAAGTCCGTCAAGGAACAGCAGGCCGGCGGCAACGTCGACATGGCTGAAATGGGCGTCAAGGTCCAGAAGTTCACCCCCACCGCCTGTGAGTTCAGCTTCTTCGGCGTTGAGTTCAGCTTCAACCCCCTGATCCCGGTCGTCGGCGGTTTCTTCATCGCTGCCATGGCCTCCTTCCTGGGTGTCGGCGGCGGCTTCCTGCTGGTGCCGTTCCTGACCTCCGTTGCCGGTCTGCCCATGTACCTGGTCGCCGGTACCTCCGCTCTGGCGGTCCTCATCGGCATGGTCAACTCCATCGCCTCCTACATGCTGCTCAAGCAGACCCCGGTCGAGTGGGGCCTGATCGGCGCCGAGCTCATCGGTATCGTCATCGGTTCCCTGATCGGACCCAAGACCTCCAAGTTCATCCCGGACAAGGTCCTGAAGTACATCTTCATCGTCCTCGCTGCCTACGTTGGTATCCGCTACACCACCAAGGGCTTCCTCGGTTACTCCGTGGTTCCCCCCTTCTAA